From a single Fusobacterium pseudoperiodonticum genomic region:
- the tuf gene encoding elongation factor Tu, translating to MAKEKFERSKPHVNIGTIGHVDHGKTTTTAAISKVLSDKGLAKKVDFDQIDAAPEEKERGITINTAHIEYETANRHYAHVDCPGHADYVKNMITGAAQMDGAILVVSAADGPMPQTREHILLSRQVGVPYIIVYLNKSDMVDDEELLELVEMEVRELLTEYGFPGDDIPVIRGSSLGALNGEEKWIEKIMELMDAVDSYIPTPERAVDQPFLMPIEDVFTITGRGTVVTGRVERGIIKVGEEIEIVGIKPTTKTTCTGVEMFRKLLDQGQAGDNIGVLLRGTKKEEVERGQVLAKPGSIHPHTNFKGEVYVLTKDEGGRHTPFFSGYRPQFYFRTTDITGAVTLPEGVEMVMPGDNITMTVELIHPIAMEQGLRFAIREGGRTVASGVVSEIIK from the coding sequence ATGGCTAAAGAAAAATTTGAAAGAAGCAAACCACATGTAAACATTGGAACAATTGGACACGTTGACCATGGAAAAACAACAACAACTGCTGCTATATCTAAGGTATTATCTGATAAAGGATTAGCTAAAAAAGTAGATTTTGACCAAATTGATGCTGCTCCAGAAGAAAAAGAAAGAGGAATTACTATCAATACAGCTCATATTGAATATGAAACAGCAAATAGACACTATGCTCACGTTGACTGTCCAGGACATGCTGACTACGTTAAAAATATGATAACTGGTGCTGCACAAATGGACGGAGCTATACTTGTTGTATCAGCTGCTGATGGTCCTATGCCTCAAACAAGAGAACATATCTTACTTTCTAGACAAGTTGGAGTACCATATATTATTGTTTATTTAAATAAATCAGATATGGTTGATGATGAAGAATTACTAGAATTGGTAGAAATGGAAGTTAGAGAATTATTAACTGAATATGGATTCCCAGGAGATGACATCCCTGTAATCAGAGGTTCATCATTAGGAGCTTTAAATGGTGAAGAAAAATGGATAGAAAAGATAATGGAACTTATGGATGCAGTAGATAGCTATATCCCTACTCCTGAAAGAGCAGTAGATCAACCATTCTTGATGCCAATAGAAGACGTTTTCACTATCACAGGAAGAGGAACAGTTGTTACAGGAAGAGTTGAAAGAGGAATCATCAAAGTTGGAGAAGAAATTGAAATAGTTGGAATTAAACCTACAACTAAAACAACTTGTACAGGGGTTGAAATGTTTAGAAAACTTCTTGATCAAGGTCAAGCAGGAGATAACATTGGAGTTCTATTAAGAGGAACTAAGAAAGAAGAAGTTGAAAGAGGACAAGTTCTTGCTAAACCAGGAAGTATTCACCCTCATACAAACTTTAAAGGAGAAGTTTACGTATTAACTAAAGATGAAGGAGGAAGACATACTCCATTCTTCTCAGGATACAGACCTCAATTCTACTTCAGAACTACTGACATCACTGGTGCAGTAACTCTACCTGAAGGAGTAGAAATGGTAATGCCAGGAGATAACATTACTATGACTGTAGAATTAATCCACCCAATCGCTATGGAACAAGGATTAAGATTCGCTATCAGAGAAGGTGGAAGAACTGTTGCTTCTGGAGTTGTTTCTGAAATAATTAAATAA